A window of the Gossypium hirsutum isolate 1008001.06 chromosome A03, Gossypium_hirsutum_v2.1, whole genome shotgun sequence genome harbors these coding sequences:
- the LOC107886042 gene encoding GDP-mannose transporter GONST2: MSNIKLDEVVCRDSEESELSSWNEKVTSDEKVNRVYEILNGIHKQGQRSLGSITPDVENGTLTDRLFKGNKAAIADSFNLPFDRNEKHAYVFGRRSGPLISGTAYCISSCCMILLNKVVLSSYNFNAGISLMFYQNLISCVVVAILGLCRAVSVEKLNWKLIRVWLPVNIIFVGMLVSGMYSLKYINIAMVTILKNMTNILTAIGEYYVFRKHQNQKVWTAMFMMIISAVSGGITDLSFDAKGYTWQILNCIFTAAYSLTLRLVMDKAKQATKLGSLNNVSMVLLNNLLSLPFAIFLIFVLNEWEYVINADVIELPVFWVVATASGLLGLAISFTSMWFLHQTGPTTYSLVGSLNKVPISIAGLMLFKVPLSVPNMFSILFGLFAGIFFARAKMS, from the exons ATGTCGAATATCAAGTTAGATGAGGTTGTTTGCCGTGATTCTGAAGAATCAGAATTAAGCTCTTGGAATGAGAAAGTGACTTCAGATGAAAAGGTTAATAGAGTATATGAGATCCTAAATGGCATCCATAAGCAAGGGCAGAGGTCACTTGGCAGTATCACCCCAGATGTTGAGAATGGAACACTGACTGATAG GTTATTTAAAGGGAATAAAGCAGCAATTGCTGATAGTTTCAATCTTCCATTTGATCGGAATGAAAAACATGCATATGTATTTGGAAGAAGATCTGGACCTCTTATATCCGGAACAGCCTACTGTATTTCTTCGTGCTGCATGATATTGCTGAATAAAGTTGTTCTCTCAAGTTATAATTTTAATGCAGGAATATCATTGATGTTTTATCAG AATCTGATAAGTTGTGTAGTTGTTGCCATATTGGGTCTGTGTAGAGCAGTTTCAGTCGAAAAGCTGAATTGGAAGCTGATCAGGGTTTGGCTCCCTGTAAATATAATCTTTGTTGGCATGCTTGTGTCGGGAATGTATAG TTTGAAATACATAAATATAGCAATGGTGACCATCCTAAAGAACATGACAAATATTTTAACAGCAATTGGAGAATATTATGTTTTCCGAAAGCATCAAAATCAGAAAGTGTGGACAGCAATGTTTATGATG ATTATCTCTGCCGTCAGTGGTGGTATTACAGATCTCTCATTTGACGCCAAAGGGTATACATGGCAGATTTTGAATTGCATCTTCACAGCTGCCTATTCG CTTACTTTGCGGCTTGTCATGGATAAAGCTAAGCAGGCAACCAAATTAGGATCACTTAATAATGTGTCCATGGTTTTACTGAATAATTTGTTGTCTCTGCCCTTCGCAATCTTCTTGATTTTCGTTTTGAACGAATGGGAATATGTAATAAATGC CGATGTGATTGAATTGCCAGTGTTTTGGGTTGTTGCAACAGCTAGTGGGTTGCTTGGACTTGCCATTAGCTTCACATCCATGTGGTTTTTGCATCAAACTGGACCAACCACTTACAG TCTTGTAGGTTCCTTGAACAAGGTTCCCATCTCTATAGCCGGACTCATGCTGTTCAAAGTTCCACTCAGTGTACCAAACATGTTCAGCATACTTTTTG GTTTATTTGCTGGAATATTCTTTGCCAGAGCCAAAATGTCATAA